The sequence CATCAGTAGGGACATCAGTGGCTGGGAGAACAGCAATGGGTGCCAACGCCGGCATCTCAGCGTGCGCTGGCAGGGTAGCTGGCGGTGCAGGCATAGGAGTGGTCGCGTCATCCGGTAAGGCAGCAAGCGCAACAGGATCACCTGGCTCAACAACTTCAACAGGAAGCAGTAGCGTTTCTGATGCCAGCGGCGACTGTACTATAGCATGTTTGGCGGGTAGCGCGAGAACCGGGACAAAATGCACCAACAACAACAACATAAGCGCTGTTACGGTGAGTAGCCCTGCGTAAGTCACGCGGGCAATCCGGAATGAAATTGACCGTTTTTTGTCGAGAATCGACTTGATGCGGTCAAACAATGCTTCCTTTTCTGAAGAAAACCCGGGTACAAAGGCCGGCGGTTGCTGGCGGGCGTACTGTGACACCAGCTTCGCCAGACAAGAAGCATACGTTTTGGGCCGTCGGGTCAACGCAATGACCCAGTCGTCACAGGCGTATTCGCGATCGCGGTCCATCAACTTCCCCAACAGCACAATACCAGGATGGAAGAAAAGGAGCGCAGCAGCAACCCGTTGCAGCAGCATTGTCCAATCATCCCAACGCTGCAAATGCGCAGCTTCGTGTAGCAAAACCTGCTGTAACTCAGTTTGCGACAAACTGGAAACCATGCCAGCGGGAAGTAAAATGCGCGGTTGCCAATATCCAACAGCAACTGCTGTCGAGATTTCATCTGAAATAGCAACCTGCACCTTTCTGGGCTGACGAATTTGTGTCAGTGTTTTCTGGAGCAAGGTCTGCACCCGCGCGGAAGCGGGATAGCTGGATGCTTTCAGTTTACGGACGCCGTACCACCCAAAGACAACTCGGATCAGCAGCATGCAAGCAACCGTTGCCCAGATCGTAAATAGCAAGACCCGTAAGGCCGGACTAAGCCCGGCTATTTCGATTTGCCGGGGTACCTGCCACATGGCGCCGGCTTCGTTGTAATAAGCAATTTCATCTGCGTAAACTGCTCCTTCTGTACCCAGTGAAGCCGGAGCTTCAGGCGCAGTGATCTCCGCAGGCGACTCGGGCGGAATTGGCGTATCGGGTTGCGCAGGCATTTCCGGAGCAGCGGGGCTCTCAGGTGCCGGCGCTTCAACAGGGTAGGCCGGCGCTAGAGGAGCTACCGGGGCCTCAAGCGTTAGTTGGGCATCAGCGCGCGTCCAGCCCTGCCACCCAACGAGACCAACACACACCACAAAAAGAGTCATCCAAACAATAAACCGTGTTGTTGCATTTATGGGGACCGACTTGGACATCACGCGCACGATGCCCCAGACCACAAGGCACAGGAGCGTCCCAATAAGAATTCCATTTGCAAAAGCTGACAAACTGGTGACAGCCAACGCATCGAGCCAATCAAAAACAGTCATGATGCATCCTCGTCTGGTGCTGAATCGATCATGCCTTTTAGCCGCTCGAGGTCGTCGGCATCGAAGTTGGCATGCTCCATCAGGTTAAGAACCAGTAATTCCGGGGAGTCATCAAAGAAGCGTTTCATCAGGTGCTGAATCGCTCCCCGCTGGGCATCCTCTTTGGGTACGATCGACTCGTAAACGTAGGCGCGCCCATCTTTTTTGTGTGTGAGATATGACTTCTGCTCAAGTATGCGCAGCATGGTGAGCACCGTGCTGTATGCCAACGGGGAATCGGCCGGCAGCGCATCCACAACATCCTGTACGGTCGAAGGGCCGCGCGACCAAATGATATCCATAAGTCGGAGTTCTGCGTCAGTTAGCGTGGTTGACTTCTTTCTGGCCATATCTAAACTATTAAACATTTAATATTAACACGACAAACATACAATATCCGAGGGCATTTGTCAATACTAAAGAATTAATAGTTAAAGACGAGGGCGATTAGAAAAGGTTACGGTTGGTCAGTTTTTTCTGAAAAATCTGAGCCTTAAAACCAGAAAAGCAGTACCCAACGGGGACTTAATTGAGCTGAATTGTGCTTATATGTATAAAAAAACAGCACTTCTGGCCTAATAGAACCTATTAATTTCGTAGATTCAGGAAATTCTTACATCACCCGCATATATAGAAACGCATGCAATCCCATATCAAATTGATGTTGTGTCTCATGCTTTGTGCAGGCACCATAGTTGGTTGCACAACCACCCAGGGCACAACATCTGGACAAGAGGCTTCCAAACCGACGGCGCCGGCAAAAAAAGCCGACGATAAAAACAGCATGAAAGCCTACAAGGATGTTGTCACAAAAGGGATGACATCTGATGAAGGCCTGTTCACGGTACACCAGAAAGACCAGACGGTCCTTTATGAAATTCCGGACAGCCTTCTCGGTAAAGAAATACTGCTCGTAACGCGCATTTCACGTACTGCTGATAACATTGGTTACGGCGGCGAAAAAGCAAACACGCAAGTGGTGCGCTGGCAACACAAAGACGACAAAGTGATGCTCCGTATTGTGAGCTACGAAAATGTTGCTGACGAAGACGAGCCAATTTACAACGCGGTGCGCAACTCCAACTTTGAGCCTATCTTGAAGTCTTTTGACGTCAAGTCGCTTGGCAAAGACTCCTCTGGTGTTGTGATCGACGTGAGTAGTCTGTTCACGGATGACGTTCCTAGCCTGGGCCTCCCGAAATTCCGCCGGGACCGCTTCAAAGTGCGTCGGCTTGATAAAACACGGACCTTTATCAATTCGGTAAAGAGTTATCCGCATAACATCGAAGTCAAGCACGTCTTGACCTACGATGCAAGCGCACCTCCCTCCAACGGCTCAACGGGTGCCATCTCACTGGAAATGAACCAGTCGATGATCATGCTGCCCGAAGACCCGATGCAACCACGATTGTGTGATGATCGTGTAGGGTTCTTTAGCGTAAACCTGACCGACTATGGGCGCGACGCACAAAAAGCTGAAACGCGATGCTATATCACCCGCTGGCGGCTGGAGCCCAAAGATCCAGCAGCCTTTGCCCGGGGTGAACTGGTTGAGCCTGTCAAGCCGATTGTGTATTACATCGACCCGGCAACGCCAGAAAAATGGCGTCCGTACTTGAAAGAGGGTGTTGATGACTGGAACCGCGCATTTGAAAGTGCCGGCTTCAAAAATGCCATTATGGCTAAAGATCCGCCAACAGCAGAAGAAGACCCAGAGTTTAGCCCGGAAGATGTGCGCTACTCTGTGATTCGGTATTTCTCTTCGGATGTACAGAACGCCTATGGCCCGCACGTACACGATCCAAGGACCGGTGAAATCCTGGAAAGCGATATTGGCTGG comes from Bacteroidota bacterium and encodes:
- a CDS encoding M56 family metallopeptidase translates to MTVFDWLDALAVTSLSAFANGILIGTLLCLVVWGIVRVMSKSVPINATTRFIVWMTLFVVCVGLVGWQGWTRADAQLTLEAPVAPLAPAYPVEAPAPESPAAPEMPAQPDTPIPPESPAEITAPEAPASLGTEGAVYADEIAYYNEAGAMWQVPRQIEIAGLSPALRVLLFTIWATVACMLLIRVVFGWYGVRKLKASSYPASARVQTLLQKTLTQIRQPRKVQVAISDEISTAVAVGYWQPRILLPAGMVSSLSQTELQQVLLHEAAHLQRWDDWTMLLQRVAAALLFFHPGIVLLGKLMDRDREYACDDWVIALTRRPKTYASCLAKLVSQYARQQPPAFVPGFSSEKEALFDRIKSILDKKRSISFRIARVTYAGLLTVTALMLLLLVHFVPVLALPAKHAIVQSPLASETLLLPVEVVEPGDPVALAALPDDATTPMPAPPATLPAHAEMPALAPIAVLPATDVPTDEPSASPDALVSMARRMAATLGETSDNDLAVIGGAEAQLAIDVVSTDGPLQPLPVAQPVKEQKDSSLSTRSMAKILRSASRIPSSGDKAQVLLNAVKKMQFNAVVFDAYLNAVATIPSSGDKARVLIALVDYQQLDEVAALQFLRVASSIPASNDKSRVLLKSLKGDSLPLHKEAVQDGFLDAIGHLGSTDDYRKVLKAFMSHRRTTDN
- a CDS encoding BlaI/MecI/CopY family transcriptional regulator, with the translated sequence MARKKSTTLTDAELRLMDIIWSRGPSTVQDVVDALPADSPLAYSTVLTMLRILEQKSYLTHKKDGRAYVYESIVPKEDAQRGAIQHLMKRFFDDSPELLVLNLMEHANFDADDLERLKGMIDSAPDEDAS